Proteins encoded within one genomic window of Humulus lupulus chromosome 1, drHumLupu1.1, whole genome shotgun sequence:
- the LOC133812667 gene encoding S-adenosyl-L-methionine:benzoic acid/salicylic acid carboxyl methyltransferase 3-like: MEVVQVLHMNGGVGEKSYANNSLVQKKVISMTKPITEEAIINHCSTKLSTTVAIADLGCSSGPNTFFVVSELVKVVHKLCKKLGCESPEFQLYLNDLPGNDFNSIFRTLPSFQHSLTTQMGTGFGPCFVTGVPGSFYGRLFPTKSLHFVHSSYSLQWLSQVPEGLENYNKGNIYMASTSPPSVIKAYKDQFQRDFSLFLKCRSKELVAGGSMVLTILGRKSEDPTSKDGCYIWELLAMALNHMVSEGLIEEEKVDSFNIPQYTPSPSELTDEVVKEGSFTVNKVEVSQVHWSASDDTAFGTSEELNDGGYSVAKCMRAVAEPLLVSHFGEAIIDEVFRRYREIIVDRMSKEKTEFFNVIISLNKGD, from the exons ATGGAAGTAGTTCAAGTTCTTCACATGAATGGAGGAGTGGGAGAAAAAAGTTACGCCAACAATTCCTTGGTTCAA AAAAAAGTCATATCCATGACCAAGCCCATTACGGAAGAAGCCATAATTAATCACTGCAGTACCAAATTATCAACGACCGTGGCAATTGCTGATTTGGGTTGTTCTTCAGGACCAAACACTTTTTTTGTGGTGTCTGAACTCGTAAAAGTAGTTCACAAGCTTTGCAAGAAACTAGGCTGTGAATCACCTGAGTTTCAGCTCTACTTGAATGACCTTCCCGGCAATGATTTCAACTCAATTTTCAGAACCCTCCCAAGCTTCCAACACAGCCTCACAACCCAAATGGGCACCGGTTTCGGCCCATGTTTCGTCACCGGTGTTCCTGGCTCCTTCTACGGCAGGCTCTTCCCTACCAAAAGCCTGCATTTTGTTCACTCATCTTACAGTCTCCAATGGCTGTCTCAG GTTCCTGAGGGACTGGAGAATTATAACAAAGGTAACATTTACATGGCTAGTACAAGCCCACCGAGTGTGATTAAGGCTTACAAAGATCAATTCCAAAGAGATTTTTCACTGTTTCTCAAGTGTCGATCGAAGGAATTAGTGGCTGGAGGAAGTATGGTTTTAACCATTCTTGGTAGAAAGAGCGAAGATCCAACTAGCAAAGATGGTTGTTACATTTGGGAGCTTTTGGCTATGGCACTCAACCACATGGTCTcagag GGTCTTATCGAGGAAGAAAAAGTGGACAGTTTCAACATTCCACAGTACACACCGTCGCCATCAGAATTGACAGacgaggttgtgaaggaaggctCATTCACCGTCAACAAAGTTGAGGTTTCCCAAGTCCATTGGAGTGCCTCAGACGACACTGCGTTTGGTACGTCTGAGGAGCTCAACGACGGTGGTTACAGCGTGGCAAAATGCATGAGAGCCGTGGCTGAACCACTGCTCGTTAGTCACTTCGGCGAAGCAATAATTGACGAGGTGTTCCGCAGGTACAGGGAGATTATTGTCGATCGTATGTCTAAGGAGAAGACTGAGTTTTTCAATGTCATCATTTCTCTCAACAAAGGAGATTGA